The Terriglobales bacterium sequence CACAGCTTCTCGCCCACGAAGGCCTTGCCGTCCATGCGGACCGCGTTCTGGCGCCAGGCCAGGACGGTGACCTCGATGCGCACCGTGTCGCCGGGCAGCACCGGCTTGCGGAAGCGGGCCCGCTCGATGCCGGTGAACACCATCAGCTTGCCGTCGCGGTCGGGCACCTCGGTCAGCAGCAGCGCACCCCCGGCCTGGGCCATGGCTTCCACGATGAGCACCCCGGGCATGATGGGATAGCCGGGAAAATGGCCGGCGAAGAACGGCTCGTTGATGGTTACGTTCTTCAGTGCGACAATGCGCTGCCTGCGTACCAGCTCGATGACGCGGTCGATCAGCAGGAAAGGATAGCGGTGGGGCAGGATGCGCTGGATCTGGTTGATGTCCAGCACGGTCCCGGGCTCGACGGCCGGAGTGGTGGTTTCGCTGCTCATGATTGCATCCGGCCGCACCAGTGGCGCGCGCCGGCGTGAACGAAAGCGGTAATTATAGAGGATAAGTACGGCTGTCCCGTCATGCAAAGGAAACGCAGCTCGAGGGGCACAAAGACCGACGCGCACAGCCGGGTCCGAGATCTGTTTGCCCGCCTGCAACCGCGGGAGCGCGAGATGGTGCAGACGTTGCGGGCGCTGGTGGAGCGGGAATCCCCCAGCCACGACCCGGCGGCGCTGGCCCGGCTGGCGCATTTCCTGGCGGAAGAATTCACCCGCCGCGGCGGCAAGCCGACTCTGCACCCGCGGGAAAAGAACGGCCCGCACCTGCAAGTGGACTTCGCGGGCGGCAGCAGTACCCCGCTGCTCCTGCTCGGGCACTATGACACGGTCTGGGAGGTGGGTACCCTGGCCCGCATGCCGTGGCGCATCGAGGGTGAGCGCGCCTGGGGCCCCGGCGTCTTCGACATGAAAGGCGGCATCGTGCAGGCGCTGTATGCGCTGGAAACGCTGGCCGGGGCCGGCGGCCTGCCGCGCCCGCTGACCGTGCTGCTGGTCAGCGACGAAGAGATCGGCAGTGATTCGTCGCGACCGCTCACCGAGGCCCTGGCGAAGAGGTCGGCAGCGGTGCTGGTGCTGGAGCCGGCACAGGGACTGGAGGGCGCCTGCAAGACGGCGCGCAAGGGCGTGGGCAACTTCACCATCCGGGTGCACGGGGTCGCGGCCCACGCCGGCCTGGATTTTGAGAAGGGACACAACGCGGTGCTGGAGCTGGCGCGGCAGATCGAGCACGTGGCCGGATTCACCGAGCTGAAGCATGGGCTCACGGTCAGCCCGGGGGTGGTGCGCGGCGGCACCCGCAGCAACGTGGTGCCGGACCTGGCCGAGGTGGTGGTGGACGTGCGCATCGCGCGCAGTAGCGACGGGACGCGCATCGAGAGGAAGTTCCGCTCCCTGCGCCCGCAGGACCGCAAGTGCCGCCTGGAGGTGGAGGGCGGCATCAACCGCCCCCCGCTGGAACGCACCCCGGCGGTCGCGGCCCTGTACGCCCGTGCCCGTGAGATCGCGGGCGGACTGGGCTTCGACCTCAAGGAGGCTGCGGTCGGTGGCGGCTCCGACGGCAATTTTACCGCCGGCCTGG is a genomic window containing:
- a CDS encoding M20 family metallopeptidase → MQRKRSSRGTKTDAHSRVRDLFARLQPREREMVQTLRALVERESPSHDPAALARLAHFLAEEFTRRGGKPTLHPREKNGPHLQVDFAGGSSTPLLLLGHYDTVWEVGTLARMPWRIEGERAWGPGVFDMKGGIVQALYALETLAGAGGLPRPLTVLLVSDEEIGSDSSRPLTEALAKRSAAVLVLEPAQGLEGACKTARKGVGNFTIRVHGVAAHAGLDFEKGHNAVLELARQIEHVAGFTELKHGLTVSPGVVRGGTRSNVVPDLAEVVVDVRIARSSDGTRIERKFRSLRPQDRKCRLEVEGGINRPPLERTPAVAALYARAREIAGGLGFDLKEAAVGGGSDGNFTAGLGIPTLDGLGAVGEGAHASHESLLIAELPRRAALLARLIETV
- the fabZ gene encoding 3-hydroxyacyl-ACP dehydratase FabZ — its product is MSSETTTPAVEPGTVLDINQIQRILPHRYPFLLIDRVIELVRRQRIVALKNVTINEPFFAGHFPGYPIMPGVLIVEAMAQAGGALLLTEVPDRDGKLMVFTGIERARFRKPVLPGDTVRIEVTVLAWRQNAVRMDGKAFVGEKLCCEAVISCQLVNRVAPTPNP